AGCGTCACCCAGGGCCGCGGCGCCGGCCTGATCTCCGTGCTCGGCGTGCACACCGGCTCCATCGTGCACGTGGCCGCCGCGGCGCTCGGCATCAGCGCGCTGCTGGCCGCCTCCGCCACGGCGTTCACCGTCGTCAAGTACGTCGGCGTCGCCTACCTCGTCTGGCTCGGCGTGCGCAAGCTGATGCGGCGCGACGACGGCGGCGCGGAGCCGCTGGAGCCGCAGGCGCAGTCGAAGCGGCGGCTGTTCTGGCAGGGCTTCGTGGTGAACGTGCTCAACCCCAAGACCGCGATCTTCTTCCTGGCGTTCCTGCCGCAGTTCACCGACCCGGCCGCCGGGCCCGTCGGCCCGCAGATCCTGCTGCTCGGGCTGCTGTGGATGGTGCTCGGCATGGCCTCCGACGGCACGTACGCGATGCTCTCCTCCGCCCTGGCGGGGCGGGTGCGGGGCTCCTCGCGGGTCCGGCGGCGGCTGGACGTGGGCAGCGGGCTCGTGTACCTCGGGCTGGCCGCCTGGCTCACGACCGAGAAGGCATGACAAGCCAGGAAATTTCTGTCCCGTGATGCGATAGTGAAAACAAGCGCTGATCGGGGGGACGGCATCCTCGGGCGTCCCTCACAGGTTCCAAGGCGGCTCCCATGGACACGCCACCGCACCGCCTCGGGCCCGAGCGGGCCGCCGAGGTTCACTCGGGTCGCGACGACCTCGTCGGCGTGACCGGCTCGGGCTGGGCGATCGGCGCCGGCCTCGTGCTGACCGGCGCCGACGTGGTGGCGGCCGGAGCGCCCTGCCGGGTGCGGGCCGCGTCGTCGGAGCGCTGGGAGCCGGCCGAGGAGGTGTGGCGGGGACGCGGCGCGACCGCCGCGGCGCTGCTGCGGGTGCCCGGCGCCCCTGGCGGGACGTCCCCGGCATCGATCACGTGCGCTGGGCCCGCCCGGGCGGCGGCCGGCTGCGCTGCGCGGCCACCGCGTTCGCCGGGGCCCGCGACCCCAGGACGGTCGCCGGGACGGTGGACCCGCCGGCGGGCGGACCCGCCGGGGCGGTGGCCAAGGCGCTGCCCGTCACCGTGACGGCCGCGCCGCCGATCGCGCTGTGGGAGGGCCTGGCCGGGGCCGCGCTGCTCGCCGAGCCCGCCGGGCAGATCCTCGGGGTGGTCGTCGCCGGGCGCGACGGCTACGCGCGGCGGCGGCTCGACGTCGTCCCCGCCACGGCGCTGCTGGGCGACGAACGCTTCCGCGAGGTGGCCGGGGTGGCCCCGGGACGGCTGGAGACCGTCGCGGAGAACGACCCCGCCGTGGTGCTGCCGGAGCTGCTGGACCCGTGGCGGGCGGAGCTGCCGCCCGACCCCCCGGACTGGCGGCTGCTCGCGCCGCGGCACGCGGTAGTGCCGTTCCTCGGCCGCCAGGAGGAGCTGGCCCGGCTGCGGGAGTGGGCCGCCGGGCCCGCCGCGCTGTCGATCGCGGTGGTGAGCGGGCGCGACGGCACCGGACGCGGCCGGCTGGCCGGGCAGCTCTGCGGCGAGCTGGGGCGGGCCGGGTGGGACGCCGGGTTCCTGCCGCTGGACGCCGTCTGCGAGGTGCTGTGCGCGCACCCGGACGCCGGGCGGGTGCGGCTGGAGGCGCTGCGGCCGACGCTCGCCGTGGTGGAGCGGCCGGAGCCGTCCGCGCCGCTCGTGGGCGAGCTGGTGCGGCGGCTGGCCAGGCACGGGCACAACCCGCCGGTGCGGCTCCTGCTGGTGGTGCGGGAGCCGGGGGACGCCGGCTGGTGGCGGCGGCTGGACACGGCGGCGGGCGGCTGGCCGCGGCGGCTCGACCCGGCGCTCGTGCAGCTCAACGCCCGTCCCCTCACGCTGGACGAACGCCGCGAGCACGCGGGCGCGGCGATGAAGGCGTACGGGCCGAGCCGGGCCGCCCTGCCCCCGCCGCCGCCGCTCGACGACCCCGAGTTCGGGCTGCCGCTGCACGTGCACCTGGCGGCGCTGATGCGGCTGCGCGACGGCGGGGCCGGGACGGGCGAGGCCGGGGCCGGGCTGGTGGAGCGGTTCCTGGAGCGCGAGTTCCAGCAGTGGGCGCGGGCCTGGCCCGTCCCGGACGCGCCCTTGGAGGACGTGACGGCGTGGCAGGCGGTGGCGGTGCTCACGCTCACCGCGCCGGCGCTCGGCGAGCTGCCCGGCCTGCTGGCGGCCGTGCCCGGCCTGCGCGCCGGCGGGCTCGCCGGGCAGGCCGTGCACGTGGCGCGCTGGCTCGGCCGGGTCTTCCCCGGGGGCGAGCGGATGGCCCCGCTCGGCCCGGACGTCCTGGCCGAACGGCTGCTGGCCGGGACCGAGGGGCTGACCGGGCTGGTGCTGGCCCTGCACGACCACGAGACGCGGACGACGCGGCACCTGATCCGCATGCTGGACGTCCTCGCCACGGCGGCGACGGGCTCGGCCAGGGCCCGGGGGGCGCTGCGGGCGCTGCTGACGGAACGGCTCGGCCGGCTGGTCGCGGAGGCGGCCGCGACGCCCGCGACCCGGCTGGGTGACGCGGTGAACGCCGCGCTGGCGCTGCTCGCGGAGGACGCGCAGGTGGCCGAGGCGGCGGCCCGGCTGCCGCTCCGGCGCGGTGCGGCCGCGCTGGGGCGCGGGCGCTCCGGTGACGCTGGGCGAGCTGGCCGTGCGGCGGCTGCGCGCCGAGGCGGCGCGTCCGGGCGCGGCGGCCTCGGCGGCGCGCGCCCGCACCGCCGCGGCCCGTTCCGGGTCGGCGGCCTCGGCGGCGGGCCGGTGCGGCGGCCTCGGCGGCGGGCCCGGGTGGGCTGGCGGAGGCGTTGTCGGTGCTGGCGGGGCGGCTGGCGGCGGTCGGGCGGGTGGGCGAGGCGGTCGCGGCCGCCGCGGAGGCGGTGGAGATCTTCGCCGCCGCTCCCCCGTACGAGGCGGCGGCCGCGCGGGCGGAGGCCCTGTACCACCTGGGCTCCTGCCTGCTGCTGGCGGGCGAGCCGGGCGAGGCGGTCAAGCCCGCGCAGGAGGCGGCGGCCCGGTTCCGGCTCCTCGCCGAGGACGACCCCGGCGGGCCTGGGGCGGAGCTGGTCGCGGCGGCGCACTACAACCTGGCGTGCGCGCTGGCGGGGGCCGGTCGGGTGAAGGAGGCGATCGAGGCGTACACGGTCGCGGCGTCCGGCGACGGGAAGGGAATCGGTGACGGGAAGGGAATCGGTGACGGGAAGGGGAGCGGCGACGGGAAGGGAGGCGGCGACGGCGGGGAGGGAGCCGGCGAGGAGCTGAGCGACGTCCTGCGGGCCATGCCCCTGCCGCACCCGCCAGAGCCCGCCCGCTCCAGCGGGCCGCCCGGAGCGGCGCGCCCCGGCGAACCGCAGGTCGCGCGGCCTCCCGACGAACCGCAAGTCGCGCGGCCTCCCGACGAACCGCAAGTCGCGCGGCCTCCCGACGAACCGCAAGTCGCGCGGCCTCCCGACGAACCGCAGGTCGCACGGCGCTCCGGCGAGCGGCAAGGGGCGTCGCGTCCCGGGCGCTCGGCCCGGCACGCCGCGATGCCGTTGGCGGCCCCCGTCCCGGGGGACGCGGAGGCTCCGGCCGACCGACCCGACGCGACCGGCCCACCGGCGGTGGCCCCCGGCTCCCCTGTGCGGCGGCCGGAAGCGGCGGCCGTGCCCACAGCACCGGAAGCTCCGGGCAGCGGGACGAGGGCCCTGAGGGGCGGCCCAGAGGCTCCGGGCAGCGGAATCACGCCGCCGAGGGGCGGGCCAGGGACACCGGAGGGCGGGCCACGGACACCGGAGGGCGGGCCACGGACGGCGCAGGGCGAGCCACGGACACCGGAAGGCGGGCCAGGGACGCCGGAGGGCGGGCCGACCGCGCCGCGCGGCGGCGGGGCGGCTGGGGCGGCGGGTGGGCCGCGGGCGCTGGGGCCGTTCGAGGGGCTGGGGCCCGGGGCGGTGCCGGAGCTGGGCGGATGGCTGGCGGTGGCGGCGACCGCCGCCGTCAAGGACGTCTCCCCCGTGGACCGCGACCTCGCCGAACGCCTCCACCTGCTCGCCGCCCGCCTGCACCACCTCGGCCGGACGCGGGAGGCCGTCGCGCCGGCGGCCGAGGCGGTGGCGCGGCTGCGCGGCCTGGCGGGTGAGGAGCCGGGGCTCAGGTTGTCGCTGGCCGAGGCGTCCGGGCTGCTGGCGCGGCTGCACGCGGCCGGCGACGACCTGGACGCCGCCGCCCGTTCGGCCGCCGAGGCGGTGCGCGACCTGCGGGCCCTGACCGCGCTCGAACCCGCCGAGCACCGCCCCGCCCTGGTGCGGCAGCTCCTCGACCTCGGCGAGCTGCTGCTCCTCGACGACCGCCCGGAGGAGGCGCTGGGCCCGTTGCAGGAGGCCATGGCGGTGGCGGACGGCCGCGAGGCGCAGGCGAGGGGCCGGCGGCTGCTCGGCCTCTGCCTGGACGAGCTGGGACGGGCGGCCGACGCGCGGGCGCACCTGGAGCTGGCGGCCGAGCTGTACGACGTGCTGGGCGCGGAGGACCCCCACCACCGGCGGGACCTTCAGGAGGTGCGGGCCAGGCTCGGGCGCGGGCAGCCGCCGCCGGCGCGGGGCGGCGCGCGGCACTGGCTGCTCGCCCTGGCCGACCCGCCCTCGTCCGCCCGCGAGGGCGCGGCCGGGGAGGGCGCGGCCGGGGAGGCGGTGCGCAAGGCCGAGCAGGTGCTGGCCGAGTGCCGGACGGCGGTCGAGCGCGGCGACGGCGCGCCAGGCCCGGAGGTGGTGCACGCCTACCTCTCGGCCCAGGCGCTGCTGGCCCGCGCCTGGACGGACGCCGGGCGGGCCGCGGACGGGCTCGCGCTCGCCATGCAGGCCGCCGAGCTGCTGCAACGGCACGCCGTACCGGACCGCCCGCAGGCGGTGGTGGTCGGGCAGGTGGCGGCGGCGCTCGGGCGCGCGCTGGTCGGGCTGGGCCGGCACAAGGAGGCCGTCCCGCACCTGCTGACGGCGATCGAGGCGCACGGGCAGGCGGGGGCGAGCCCGGCGTCGGGGAAGGAGCTGGCCGAGCTGCTGGTGCTGGAGACGGTCGCGTTGTCGCACTCGGCCTGCCCGTCGGACGCGGAGGCGGCGGCCGACCGGCTGGTCCGGCTCCAGGCGGCGCTGGTGTCGGAGGGCATCCAGCCGCCGGCCGTCCTGGCCGGGGCGTTGCGGCTGCAGGGCGGCATCCGGTTCGGCAGGGGCGACGCGGAGGGGGCGCTCACCTCGGCGAACCGGGCCGTGGACGTCCTGGACACGGCAGGCGGCGGCGGCGCGCCCATGGTCAGGGGGGCGTGCCTGGAGCTGGCCGGGCTGTGCCTGGCCGAGCTGCACGAGGACGACGCCGCCCGGGCGAGGCTGGCCGAGGGCACCGCGCTCATGGCCGGGCTCATGGCCGGGCTCATGGCCGGGCCCATGGCCGGGCACGGTCAGCCGCCCGCCGGCCTGGCGGGCACGCACCTGCTGGCGCTCGTGCGGCTGGCTCGGCTGCGGGCCCGTGAGGAGGGCGCGGCGGCCGGCTGCGTGTTGTACGCGCGGATCCTGGAGACGCGCCCGCTCCCCCAGGGTGACGTCCTGCGCAGCCTGGTCGAGGACCTGGCGCGCTACGTCGGCGACCTGGCGGACGGCGCCGACCCGGCGGCGCTGGTGGCGCCGCTGGAGGCGTTCACCGGCGACCTCGAACGCCAGGTCCCGCTGACCGGCGAGCCCGAGCTGTACGACGAGTACGCCCGCTGCCTGTCCCGCCTGTCCGCGATCGCCGCCCAGGCCGGGGGGAGCGGCGAGGCGGCGGTGCGGGCGGCGCGGCTGGCGGTCCGCGTCCAGCGGGGCCTGGCGGCCGGGTCGCCGGCCCGGCGCGACCGGCTCGGCCTGGCGCTGGCCGCGCTCGCCCGGCTGGACCGCGCCGACCTCGCCGCCGCCGAGCAGGCGGTCATCGCCTTGGACGGCGACGGGCGCAACGGCAGGGAGTCGGCCGCCGTGCTCACGCTCTACGCCGCCGAGCTGCTGGAGCGCGGCCGGGCGGTGGAGTCGCTGGCGCACTGCGAGCACGCCGCCGACCTGTGCGACGAGCTGGACGACCCGGCCGTCGCCGCTGCCGCGTACGGGCAGCTCGGCGCGGCGCTCGCGGCCCTGGACCGGCCGCAGGCGGCGCTGGAGGCGATCACCTGGTCGCTCGCCGAGGTGGACCGGGCCAGGGAGCGGGGCCAGGAGCTGCCGCATGTCCGGGCCCAGGCCCTGCACGTGCGGGGGCGGGCGCTGCGGGCCCAGGGCAGGACGCAGGAGGCGCTGACCCACCTGGTGGAGGCCGTGCGGCTTTACACCCGGCTGTCCAGGCCGGCCGCCGCCGAGGCGGCCGCGACGGTCGCCGACGACCTGCTGGCGGCCGGGCGGGCGCGGGAGGCCGCCGAGTACGCCGCGATCGCCGCCGCGGGGCAGCGGGAGGACACGGTCAAGGGCGCGCTGGCCCTTCAGCGGCTGGCCAGGTGCCACCTGATGCTGGGCGAGCTGGCGGAGGCGAACGCGCTGGTGGAGCGGCTGATCCCGCTGGCCAGGCGGTCGCCCGGCGATCTGACGTACCGGGCGGTCCTGGCCGACTCGCTGGCGCAGAGCGCGGAGCTGCTGCCGCTGCTGCGGCTGGACGGCGGCGGCGAGGCCGAGGCGCGGGCCCGCGAGGCCGTCGCGACCTACGACGAGCTGCTGACGTCCGGCATGGACGCCGGGGCGCTGCACACCAGCCGGGCGGGCGCGTGCCTGGCGCTGGCGGCCGCGCTGCGCCTGCGCGGGCAGGCGGCGGAGGCGGTGCGGCCGCTGCGGGAGGCGGTCGGCGCGCTCGAACGGTTCGCGCCGGGCGACCCGCCGCTGTCCGGGCTGCTGGCGCGGGCGATGCTCATGCTGGGCGACGCGCTGATGGAGGCGGAGCGGCCGCTGGAGGCGGGCCTGGTCTTCCACCGCGCCACGCAGGTGACGCGGGACGTGCCGAGCCGGGCGGTGGCGCACGCCCGGCTCGGGTTCTGCCAGCAGGAGCTGGGCAGGGACGACGCCGCCGACGCGGCGCTGCGGGTCGCCGCCGGCCTGCTGGCCGAGCTGCTGGCTCCGCAGACGCGCCCCGAGGGCCCGGCGAGGGGTCGGGACGAGGGTCCGGCGGAGCGGCGGGACGAGGGCCTGGTGGAGCTGCTGCGCGAGGTGCTGCGCGGCCGGCTGCGGCTGCTGGAGCGGGCGGGCGGCAGGCGGGGCGAGGCGCGCCAGGTCGAGGCCGACCTGCGCGCGCTCACCCGCCCCGCCCGTTAGGGCTCCTGGGCCTGGACGGTCTCGCGGGCCCACCGGTAGTCCGCCTTACCGGCCGGGGAGCGGACCATCTCCGCGACGAACGCGTACGACCGCGGCACCTTGTACCCCGACAACGCCGCCCGGCAGTGCGCGTCCAGCTCCGCCGCGGTGAGCTCGACCCCGGGCCGCGGCTCGACGACCGCCGCCACCCGGTTGCCCCACCGCTCGTCCGGCACCCCGGTCACCACCGCGTCGAACACGCCGGGATGGCCCTTGAGCACCGCCTCGACCTCCTCGGGGAACACCTTCTCCCCGCCGGTGTTGATGCACTGCGAGCCGCGCCCGAACACGTTGACCGTCCCGTCCGGGTCGACGGTGGCGAGGTCGCCGGTGAGCAGCCAGCGGGTGCCCTGCTCGTCGGTGACGAACGTGCGGGCGGTCTTGTCCGGGTCGTTGTAGTAGCCGAACGCCACCCGTCCGGACCGGGCGACGGTGCCGAGCTGCCCGGAGCCGGGCTCGACCGGCCGGCCGGCCTCGTCCAGGACGGCCAGCCGGACCACGGAGTTCGGCTGGTAGCGCAGGCCCTTCTCCGGGGAGGACCCGGCGACGCCGGAGGCGGTGAAGCCGGACTCGGTGGAGCCGAAGTTGTCCAGGATCATGATGTTCGGCAGCAGCTCCTGGAGGCGGTCGCGCACCGCGCCCGACAGGATGGCGCCGGTCGAGCTGACGATGAACAACGACGAGACGTCGTAGGAGCCGGCGGCGAACGCCTCGGCCAGCGGGCGCGCCATGGCGTCGCCGGTGATGTTCATGGTGAACACGCGCTCGCGCTCAACCGTGCGCCAGACCTCGTCGGGGTCGAACTTGCGCACGTACACCATGGTCCCGCCCAGGCACCAGGTGATGAACGTGGCCATCTGCGCGGCCCCGTGCATGAGGGGCGGCACGGCCATCATCGTCATGGGGCCGGACTGCTCCGCCGCCTCCACGACCTCCTGCGGCGTGGCGCGCGGCTCGCCGCCCGGGTTGCCGCCGCCGAAGCCGAAGAACAGGTCCTCCACCCGCCACATCGCGCCCTTGGGCATGCCGGTGGTGCCGCCGGTGTAGATGATGTACACGTCCTGGCCGGAGCGCGGCGGGAAGCCCCGTTCCGGCTTGCCGCGCTCCAGCGCGGTCCCGTACGGCACGGCGGAGCCGATCGACGGGGGCCCGCCCACCGCGACCAGGTGCTCCAGCAGCGGCGCGTCGGCGACCACGGCGGCCACGCGCGGCTCGAACTCGACGTCGTAGACCAGCGCCCGCAGGTCGGCGTCGCGGTAGAGGTAGAGCAGCTCGGACTCGACGTAGCGGTAGTTGACGTTGATCGGCACGGCCCGGATCTTCAGCGCGGCCATCATCCCGGCGAGGTACGGCACGCCGTTGTAGAGCTGCAGCCCGACGTGCTCGCCGGCGCGCACGCCGAGGCCGGTGAGGTAGTGGGCGAGCCGGTTGGCCTCGGCGTCCAGCTCGGCGTACGTGCGGCGGTCGTCGCCGCAGATCGCCGCGACCCGGTCGGGGATCGCGTCGGCCACGCCTTCGAACAGGTCCGCGTGGTTGAACTCCATCAGAGTTTCTCCCGTCCGACGATCCACATGGCGAAGAACTGGGCGCCGCCGCCGTAGGCGTGGCCGAGCGCGGTGCGGGCGCCGTCCACCTGGTGCTCGCCGGCCATGCCGCGCACCTGGAGCGCGGCCTCGGCGAACCTGATGAGGCCGGAGGCGCCGATCGGGTTGCTGGACAGCACGCCGCCGGAGGCGTTCCAGGGGGTGTCGCCGTCGAGGGCGGTCGCGCCGGACTCGGTCAGCTTCCAGCCCTCGCCCTCGGCGCAGAAGCCCAGGTTCTCCAGCCACATGGGCTCGTACCAGGAGAAGGGGACGTAGACCTCGGCCACGTCGATCTGCCGGCGCGGGTCGGTGATGCCGGCCTGCCGGTAGACGTCGGCGGCGCAGTCCTTGCCGGCCTGCGGGCTGACGGTGTCGCGGCCGGCGCGGAAGATCGGCTCGGAGCGCATGGCGGTGCCGTGCACCCAGGCGGGCGTGCCGGTGACGGCCGGCTCGGAGGCGAGCACCATCGCGCACGCGCCGTCGCTGGACGGGCAGGTCTCGAGGTAGCGGATCGGCTCCCAGAGCATCGGCGTGGACTCCACCATCTTCTGGTCGATGCCGGGGATCCTGAGGTGCGCGTACGGGTTCTTCAGCGCGTTCAGCCGGTCCTTGACGGCGACGAGGGTGCCGATGTGGCCGGGCGCGCCGGTCCTGCGCATGTACTCGCGGATGTGCGGCGCGAAGTAGCCGCCCGCCCCCACCACGAGCGAGGCGTTGAACGGCAGGTGCGTGGACAGCGCCCATGTCGCGTTGGACTCCGACTGCTTCTCGAACGCCACGACCAGCACCCGGTCGTGCACCCCGCCCTGCACGAGCGAGGCGCCGACCAGCGCGGTGGAGCCGCCGACGCTGCCCGCCGTGTGGACGCGCATCATCGGCTTGCCGGCCGCGCCGAGCGCGTCGGCCAGGTACGCCTCCGGCATCATCACGCCCTCGAACAGGTCGGGGGCCTTGCCGATGACGACGGCGTCGATGTCCTTGAACGTCAGCCCGGCGTCCTCCAGCGCCCGCACCGCCGCCTCGCGCACCAGCCCGGCGATCGAGACGTCCCGGCGGCGGGTGGTGTAGTGCGTCTGCCCGACGCCGATGACCGCACAGCGGTTGCCCATCTCAGCCCTCCAGGACGGTGACGAGGTTGTGCTGCAGGCAGGGGCCGCCGGCGGCGTGCGCGACGGTCCGGTGGTTGCGGCCGTCGAGGATGCGCTGGGCGGCCTCGCCGATGCGGATGAGGCCGGTGGCCATGACGGGGTTGGCGGCGAGCGGGCCGCCGGAGGGGTTGATCACGGTGTCGCCGGTCAGCTCCAGCGCCTCGCGCAGGATGATCTCCTCGTGCGCGAACTGGGCGTGCAGCTCGGCCACCTCGACGGGGCCCTTGCCGACCCCCGCGGCTCGTGCGGCATCGGCCGCGGAGGCCGACCGGGCGAGGTCTCGCATACCCAGGTAGTGGGGTTCTATGCGGTGCGCGAGGCCGCTGATCCAGGCGGGGCTGGAGGTGAGGCGGGTGGCGAGGTCGCCGGCGGCCAGCACGACCGCGGCGGCGCCGTCGGTGACGGGCGGCGCGACCAGGCCGTCGTCGCCTTCGGGGTCGGGCAGGTCCAGCGCGTACGGGTTCGCCCGCCCGTCGGCCCGGCTGCGGCGGACGATCTCGGCCAGCTCCTCGCGCTCCGCGCCGAGCGCGGACGCCTGCAGGCCCGCGTAGGAGAGCTGGTCGAGGCCGAGCGGGGCCAGGTAGTACGGGTCGAGCTGGAGCGTCATGATGGTGCGCAGGTCGCCGAGGGACGACTTGCCGAACCCGTACACCAGGGCCGAGTCCAGGTCGCCGTGCTGGAGGCGCACCCATGCCTCGTACAGGGCCCAGGCGGCGTCCATCTCGACGTGGCTCTCGGAGATCGGCGGCCAAGCGCCGAGGGCGTCCAGCGCCGAGACAAACGAGAACGGCGCGCCGGCCAGGTAGTCGCAGCTCCCTGAGCAGGTGAAGCCGAAGCGGCGGAGCCCGGTGCGCTCCTTGACCTCGTTGATGACGGGCAGGATCAGCTCGGGCTCGCTGAGCCCGGTGTCGTGGCCGGTGTGCCGCGTCTGCGCGAACGCGACGATCGCTACCTCTCTCATGACAGCTCCACGTCGGGCTCGCCGGTGGGGGCGAACCAGCGGATGTTCGCCATGGACGCCGTGCGCTCGCTCTCGGGCACCCACACGGCCTTGACGCGCATGCCCTGCCGCACCTCGTGCGCGGGCACGTCCGCGACCAGCGCGATCATCGGGATGTCGGCCCCGTCGAGCAGGATGTACGCCGACACGAAGGGCACTTCGGGGGCGCGCGGGTCGGGCAGGTTGTTGATGGCGAACGTGGTGATCGTCCCGGTGTCGGGAAGTTCGCGGGTGTCCGCGATGATTCCTCCGCACTCGGGGCAGGACGCCCGGTACGGCACGTACACCTTCGCGCAGCGCTCGCAGCGCCCGCCGAGCAGCACGCCGCGCGCCACGCCCTCCAGGAAGACCCGCAGCGAGCCGCCGGCCTGGAGCCGGTACTCCGCGCGCACCGGCGAGACGATCTTGGTGACCTCGGGGGCGAAGTGCTCGATGTCGGTGATGTGGCCGGTGGGCCGGTCGCGCCAGACCGGCCACACCCGCATGCCGGTCTCCATCGCCTTGACGTTCTCGGCGGCCACCGCGTGCACCAGGGCCGTGTCCGCGCCGTCCAGCTCGATCAGCGCCCAGGCGAAGGGGCCGTCCAGCGGGTGGGCCGCCAGCGGCTCGGCCACCCACGTCCAGGCGGTGACCGTGCCGGCCGGGCCGACCTCGACGTACTCGCCGGTGACGGGCTCGCCGGTGGCGGGGTCGTACTCCAGGGGCGGCACCAGCACGCGCCCCTCGGCGGTGCGCACGCCCACCAGGCGGCGGGCTCGCAGCTCGCTGAGGAAGCGGCCGACCACCGGCCCGGTCGTACGGGTATAGCCGCCGGGGAACTCCAGGACGTGCTGAGCGACCAGCGGATCAGATGGCACGGTCTCGTCCCTCCCAGTACGGGTCGCGGAGCTTGCGTTTGAGCAGCTTGCCGTTCGGCTCGCGGGGCATCTCGGCGATGAAGTCGACGGTCCTCGGCCACTTCATCCTGGCCAGCCTGCCCTCCAGGGAGGCCAGCAGCTCGGCGGCCAGCTCGGGGCCCGGCTCGCAGCCGGGGGCGGGCTCGACGACGGCCTTGATCTGCTCGCCCCACTCCTCGTCCGGGATGCCGAACACGGCCACGTCCGCCACCTTCGGGTGGATCATCAGCTCGTTCTCGATCTCGGCGGGGTAGATGTTCGCGCCGCCCGAGATGATCATGTCGGCCTTGCGGTCGCAGAGGTAGAGGAAGCCGTCCTCGTCGAGGTAGCCGACGTCGCCGACGGTGAAGAAGTCCTTGAGGCGGTTGGCGGCGGTCTTCTCCGGGTCGCCCTTGTACTCGAACGAGGCGCCCAGCATCTTCATGTAGATGGTGCCGGGAGTGCGGGTCGGCACCGGCTCGCCGTGCTCGTCCACGATCAGCAGCTCGCTGATCGGCCAGGCGTTGCCGACCGTGCCGGGGTGCGCCTTCCACGCCTCGGGCGTGGCGAGGGTGCCGCCGCCCTCGGTGGCCGCGTAGTACTCGTACACGCAGTCGCCCCACCACTCCAACATCGCCCATTTCACCGGGACGGGACAGGGGGCGGCGGCGTGGATCATCCACTTCAGCGAGGACAGGTCGTACTTGTTCCGCGTCTCCTCCGGCAGCGCGAGCAGCCGCTTGAAGTGCGTCGGGACCATGTGCGAGCTGGTGACGCCGTGCCGCTCGCACAGGCGCAGCAGCTCCTCGGCGTCGAAGCGGTCCATGTAGACGAGCGTGTGGCCCATGTGCAGGGCGGTGCCGCCGAACTGGGTGACGGCGGTGTGGTAGCTCGGCGAGGTGACCAGGTGCGCGTTGGGGCGGCCCGGGGTGACGCCGAACAGGCCCAGCAGGAACGTCATCAGCTCGGCCGCGTCGTCCGGGTCGAGGCCGCTGAGCGGGCGGCGCACGCCCTTGGGCTTGCCGGTGGTGCCGGAGGTGTAGTGCATGGTCAGGCCGGCGGTGCGGCCGGGGGGCGCGGTGTCCGGGCGGCCGTCGGTCAGCTCCCGCACCGGCCGGAACCCGTCGGCGCTCTCCCCCAGCACGAAACGGCGCTCGGGGGCGATGGCCTCGGCCGCCCTGCCGCCCTCCGCCAGGAAACGCGGGTGGACGAAGAACGCCTTGGCCTCGCTGTCGGAGACGATGTAGGCGATCTCGGGCCCGGTGAGGTGCCAGTTGACCGGCGTGTAGTACCAACCGGCCTGAAGCGCGGCCAGGTAGAGCACCAGGCCGTCCGCCCCGTTCGGGGCCAGGCCGCAGACGCCGTCGCCCGGCTGGAGCCCTAGCTCGTCGCGCAGTCCGTGGACGAGCCGGTTCGCCCGGGCCAGGAGGTCGCCGGCCCGGTGCTCCGTACCGTCGGGGTCCACGGCCGCGATCCACCCGGGATCGGCCTGAGCGAGCCTCCAGAAACCGAGCGTGCCCATATGCGCTCCTCACGGCCTACGAAAAAACAGGAACCTGTTCTCGTTTGCTGTCCGGAGCGTATCCTTGGGCGCACTGCGTAGCAAGCGCTTGATTCGACCTGATGGAGGCACCCGTGGAGCTCCTGCCGATCAGCACCCCCCACTGCCGGATCGAACGCGACGGCCACGTCCTCATCGTCACCATGAACCGGCCCGAGGCCCGCAACGCGCTCTCCTCCGACATGCTGATCGGCCTCGCCTCGGCCTGGGCGTACGCGTCGGCGGAGCCCGGCGTCCGGGTCGCGATCCTGACCGGCGCCGAGGGCACGTTCTGCGCCGGCGCCGACCTCAAGGCCATGGGGCAGCCCTCCACCGACCCCGACGTCCAGGCCAGGGCCGCCACGATCCCGAATTTCCACTGGAAGGGCCTGCTCCGCGAGGACCTGCCCACCAAGCCGATCATCTGCGCCGTCGAGGGCCACGCGGTCGCCGGCGGCACCGAGCTGCTGGTCGGCACCG
The Actinomadura luzonensis genome window above contains:
- a CDS encoding LysE family translocator: MPDISTLALFCVATLGLLVVPGPAVVYIVTRSVTQGRGAGLISVLGVHTGSIVHVAAAALGISALLAASATAFTVVKYVGVAYLVWLGVRKLMRRDDGGAEPLEPQAQSKRRLFWQGFVVNVLNPKTAIFFLAFLPQFTDPAAGPVGPQILLLGLLWMVLGMASDGTYAMLSSALAGRVRGSSRVRRRLDVGSGLVYLGLAAWLTTEKA
- a CDS encoding tetratricopeptide repeat protein: MLAGRLAAVGRVGEAVAAAAEAVEIFAAAPPYEAAAARAEALYHLGSCLLLAGEPGEAVKPAQEAAARFRLLAEDDPGGPGAELVAAAHYNLACALAGAGRVKEAIEAYTVAASGDGKGIGDGKGIGDGKGSGDGKGGGDGGEGAGEELSDVLRAMPLPHPPEPARSSGPPGAARPGEPQVARPPDEPQVARPPDEPQVARPPDEPQVARPPDEPQVARRSGERQGASRPGRSARHAAMPLAAPVPGDAEAPADRPDATGPPAVAPGSPVRRPEAAAVPTAPEAPGSGTRALRGGPEAPGSGITPPRGGPGTPEGGPRTPEGGPRTAQGEPRTPEGGPGTPEGGPTAPRGGGAAGAAGGPRALGPFEGLGPGAVPELGGWLAVAATAAVKDVSPVDRDLAERLHLLAARLHHLGRTREAVAPAAEAVARLRGLAGEEPGLRLSLAEASGLLARLHAAGDDLDAAARSAAEAVRDLRALTALEPAEHRPALVRQLLDLGELLLLDDRPEEALGPLQEAMAVADGREAQARGRRLLGLCLDELGRAADARAHLELAAELYDVLGAEDPHHRRDLQEVRARLGRGQPPPARGGARHWLLALADPPSSAREGAAGEGAAGEAVRKAEQVLAECRTAVERGDGAPGPEVVHAYLSAQALLARAWTDAGRAADGLALAMQAAELLQRHAVPDRPQAVVVGQVAAALGRALVGLGRHKEAVPHLLTAIEAHGQAGASPASGKELAELLVLETVALSHSACPSDAEAAADRLVRLQAALVSEGIQPPAVLAGALRLQGGIRFGRGDAEGALTSANRAVDVLDTAGGGGAPMVRGACLELAGLCLAELHEDDAARARLAEGTALMAGLMAGLMAGPMAGHGQPPAGLAGTHLLALVRLARLRAREEGAAAGCVLYARILETRPLPQGDVLRSLVEDLARYVGDLADGADPAALVAPLEAFTGDLERQVPLTGEPELYDEYARCLSRLSAIAAQAGGSGEAAVRAARLAVRVQRGLAAGSPARRDRLGLALAALARLDRADLAAAEQAVIALDGDGRNGRESAAVLTLYAAELLERGRAVESLAHCEHAADLCDELDDPAVAAAAYGQLGAALAALDRPQAALEAITWSLAEVDRARERGQELPHVRAQALHVRGRALRAQGRTQEALTHLVEAVRLYTRLSRPAAAEAAATVADDLLAAGRAREAAEYAAIAAAGQREDTVKGALALQRLARCHLMLGELAEANALVERLIPLARRSPGDLTYRAVLADSLAQSAELLPLLRLDGGGEAEARAREAVATYDELLTSGMDAGALHTSRAGACLALAAALRLRGQAAEAVRPLREAVGALERFAPGDPPLSGLLARAMLMLGDALMEAERPLEAGLVFHRATQVTRDVPSRAVAHARLGFCQQELGRDDAADAALRVAAGLLAELLAPQTRPEGPARGRDEGPAERRDEGLVELLREVLRGRLRLLERAGGRRGEARQVEADLRALTRPAR